From Rhodoferax sp. AJA081-3, the proteins below share one genomic window:
- a CDS encoding wax ester/triacylglycerol synthase family O-acyltransferase translates to MARVKRVAHPVADWEQALAMVPEQRVVPMGAVDTAWLRMDSAVNRMVIVGVWVLKPGIHRDALCARVQDTLLRYPRFIQCAQHGPDGGVRWEPDSNFALDHHIVSESLPRARAGQQQALLQDRVAALAVQPLDARRPLWQFHLVERYAGGSALIVRIHHCIADGVALVAVMQSLVDGGVLPPRSPRRSHGHGLLDRAEALLDTWVFAPAGRASTLAWGAASLGAKTSWAFAHAPRRTLEHGLRNVWASTKWVLHGVSDAAAMALMPDDSHTRLKGTPSGVKRVAWCQPLPLARVKALSKHMDCSVNDVLLGCVAGAIGHYLHDSGDDIHGLEIRAMVPVNLRPIEQAYQLGNQFGLAPLLLPIGIRSPVARVREVHRRMADLKGSLQPLMAFGLLAVAGALTQPVQDALLALFSRKTTAVMTNVIGPKEKMRFLGATVEQSLFWVPQSGSVGLGVSILSYGGGVQFGVIADAALCPDPQAIIDQFAPEFERLVRAVGKPEL, encoded by the coding sequence ATGGCACGCGTTAAACGGGTAGCCCATCCGGTAGCGGATTGGGAACAAGCACTGGCCATGGTGCCTGAGCAGCGTGTGGTGCCCATGGGCGCGGTGGACACGGCCTGGCTGCGCATGGACAGTGCCGTCAACCGCATGGTGATTGTGGGCGTGTGGGTGCTCAAGCCCGGCATCCACCGCGACGCGCTGTGTGCCCGCGTGCAGGACACCCTGCTGCGCTATCCGCGTTTTATACAGTGCGCCCAGCACGGGCCAGATGGTGGTGTGCGCTGGGAGCCCGATAGCAACTTTGCGCTGGACCACCACATTGTTTCCGAGAGCCTGCCGCGGGCCCGCGCCGGCCAACAGCAGGCCTTGCTGCAGGACCGGGTGGCCGCACTGGCGGTGCAACCGCTCGATGCCCGGCGGCCGCTGTGGCAGTTCCACCTGGTGGAGCGGTATGCCGGAGGCTCCGCGCTGATTGTGCGCATCCACCACTGCATTGCCGATGGTGTGGCCCTGGTGGCGGTGATGCAGTCGCTGGTGGATGGCGGTGTGTTGCCACCACGAAGCCCCCGCCGCTCCCACGGCCACGGTTTGTTGGACCGGGCCGAGGCCTTGCTGGACACCTGGGTCTTTGCTCCCGCAGGGCGGGCCTCCACATTGGCCTGGGGTGCGGCCAGCCTGGGGGCCAAAACATCGTGGGCCTTTGCCCATGCCCCGCGCCGCACGCTGGAGCATGGCTTGCGCAACGTCTGGGCCTCCACCAAATGGGTGCTGCACGGGGTGAGTGATGCCGCGGCCATGGCGTTGATGCCCGACGATTCACATACCCGCCTCAAGGGAACACCCAGTGGTGTGAAACGTGTGGCCTGGTGCCAGCCCCTGCCGCTGGCACGGGTGAAGGCCTTGAGCAAACATATGGACTGCTCAGTCAACGACGTGCTGCTGGGCTGTGTGGCAGGAGCCATCGGCCACTATTTGCACGACAGTGGTGACGATATCCACGGCTTGGAGATCCGGGCCATGGTGCCGGTCAACCTGCGCCCGATCGAGCAGGCCTACCAGTTGGGCAACCAGTTTGGCCTGGCGCCGCTGCTGTTGCCCATTGGTATCCGCAGCCCCGTGGCCCGGGTGCGCGAGGTGCACCGCCGCATGGCAGACCTCAAAGGCAGCCTGCAGCCGCTGATGGCATTTGGGCTGCTGGCCGTGGCCGGTGCGCTGACCCAACCGGTGCAGGACGCGCTGCTGGCGTTGTTCTCGCGCAAGACCACGGCGGTGATGACCAACGTGATTGGCCCCAAGGAGAAGATGCGCTTCTTGGGTGCCACCGTGGAGCAGTCGCTGTTCTGGGTGCCGCAGTCGGGCTCGGTGGGGCTGGGTGTGTCGATACTGAGCTATGGCGGGGGCGTGCAGTTTGGTGTGATTGCCGACGCGGCGTTGTGCCCCGACCCGCAGGCCATCATCGACCAGTTTGCGCCGGAGTTTGAGCGGCTGGTGCGGGCGGTGGGTAAACCTGAGCTGTAA
- the gstA gene encoding glutathione transferase GstA, with amino-acid sequence MKLYYSPGACSLSPHIALHEAGLAFEAIPAPTKTHKLPDGTDYYTINPLGYVPYLTLDDGRSLHEGPAIVQYIADQVPTKNLAPANGTYERYKLQEWLTFIGTELHRSFSPLFAPTTPAETKATFITKLQGRLKWVDGELAGKQYLMGDHFTVADAYLFTVTNWAPRVEVDLSPYSNLLAYRARVGARPAVVAAMTAEGLLK; translated from the coding sequence ATGAAGCTGTACTACTCCCCCGGCGCCTGCTCCCTGTCGCCCCACATCGCCCTGCACGAAGCCGGCCTGGCGTTTGAAGCCATCCCCGCCCCCACCAAAACCCACAAGCTGCCCGACGGCACCGACTACTACACCATCAACCCCCTGGGCTACGTACCCTACCTGACGCTGGACGACGGACGCAGCCTGCACGAAGGCCCGGCCATCGTGCAATACATCGCCGACCAAGTGCCCACCAAAAACCTGGCCCCCGCCAACGGCACCTACGAGCGTTACAAGCTGCAAGAGTGGCTGACCTTCATCGGCACCGAACTGCACCGCAGCTTCTCGCCCCTGTTTGCACCCACCACACCGGCCGAGACCAAGGCCACGTTCATCACCAAACTACAGGGCCGCCTGAAATGGGTGGACGGCGAACTGGCCGGCAAGCAGTACCTGATGGGCGACCACTTCACCGTGGCCGATGCGTATCTGTTCACCGTCACCAACTGGGCTCCGCGTGTGGAGGTGGACCTGTCACCCTATTCCAACCTGCTGGCCTACCGCGCCCGCGTCGGCGCACGCCCTGCCGTGGTGGCCGCGATGACGGCCGAAGGCCTGCTCAAGTAA
- a CDS encoding coniferyl aldehyde dehydrogenase: MPARSLHAVTPIDTIRIELEDTLALQRAAYLAHPNPTFAERKADLLKLKAFVVDNRDAIVEAISKDYGNRSRHESLFAEIFSIIDGVGHTLKHLKEWMKPQSRHIDIKNFIGASNRVIPQPLGVVGAIIPWNFPIWTSFNGLICTFAAGNRSMVKMSENSRHITAPANGKIPDYFPRDKLAFFDETGGVGVEFSKLKFDHLIFTGSGQTGRSVMAAAAANLCPVTLELGGKSPGIVLDDFPLRTAAQRLLFGKCFNAGQVCTTVDHLYVPQAKVDAFVDMAKTIISGRYPTLDTPDYTSIIDDRSFNRITEALTEAKERGATLVQLIPGKPWDKKTRKIAPHVVLNAPADCALRTREIFGPVLPVIGYTDMDAVINTINSGPRPLALYPFSNHKKKIQHLITHVMSGGVTVNDGILHTAQHDMPFGGVGDSGMGHYHGYEGFVTFSKMRPVFYQAPFSAIKFLYPPYGKFATKYLDFLTK, translated from the coding sequence ATGCCCGCACGTTCTCTGCACGCCGTTACCCCCATCGATACCATCCGCATCGAATTGGAAGACACCCTCGCACTCCAGCGCGCCGCCTACCTGGCCCACCCCAACCCGACCTTTGCCGAGCGCAAGGCCGACCTGCTCAAGCTCAAGGCCTTTGTGGTCGACAACCGCGACGCCATTGTGGAAGCCATCAGCAAAGACTACGGCAACCGCTCGCGCCATGAGTCCCTGTTTGCCGAAATCTTCAGCATCATCGATGGCGTAGGCCACACGCTCAAACACCTCAAGGAGTGGATGAAGCCGCAGAGCCGCCACATCGACATCAAGAATTTCATAGGCGCCTCCAACCGCGTCATCCCCCAGCCGCTGGGTGTGGTGGGTGCCATCATTCCGTGGAACTTCCCCATCTGGACGAGCTTCAACGGACTGATCTGCACCTTTGCCGCGGGCAACCGTTCCATGGTCAAGATGTCGGAGAACTCGCGCCACATCACAGCGCCTGCTAATGGAAAAATACCCGACTACTTTCCGCGCGACAAGCTGGCCTTTTTTGACGAGACCGGTGGTGTGGGTGTGGAGTTTTCCAAGCTCAAGTTCGACCACCTGATCTTCACTGGCTCGGGCCAGACCGGCCGCTCGGTCATGGCCGCAGCCGCCGCCAACCTGTGCCCAGTGACACTGGAGCTGGGTGGCAAATCACCCGGCATCGTGCTCGATGATTTCCCGCTGCGCACCGCGGCCCAGCGCCTGCTGTTCGGCAAGTGTTTCAACGCCGGCCAGGTCTGCACCACGGTTGACCATTTGTATGTGCCGCAGGCCAAGGTGGACGCCTTTGTAGACATGGCCAAGACCATCATCAGCGGGCGTTACCCCACGCTGGACACGCCCGACTACACCTCCATCATCGACGACCGGTCCTTCAACCGCATCACCGAAGCCTTGACCGAGGCCAAGGAACGCGGCGCCACGCTGGTGCAGCTGATACCCGGCAAGCCCTGGGACAAAAAGACACGCAAGATCGCACCCCACGTGGTGCTCAACGCACCCGCCGACTGTGCGCTGCGCACGCGCGAAATCTTTGGCCCGGTGCTACCCGTCATTGGTTACACCGATATGGATGCCGTCATCAACACCATCAACAGCGGCCCACGGCCACTGGCGCTGTACCCCTTCAGCAACCACAAGAAAAAAATTCAGCACCTGATCACCCACGTGATGTCGGGTGGTGTCACCGTGAACGACGGCATCCTGCACACCGCGCAGCACGACATGCCCTTTGGTGGTGTGGGTGACAGCGGCATGGGCCACTACCACGGCTACGAAGGTTTTGTGACCTTCTCCAAGATGCGCCCGGTGTTCTACCAGGCACCGTTCAGCGCGATCAAATTTCTGTACCCACCGTACGGCAAGTTCGCCACCAAGTACCTCGATTTTTTGACAAAGTAA
- a CDS encoding ABC transporter substrate-binding protein, translated as MKRMATFLILAVLLAKGAGAAGAQDYCSKPVRVAMFEFGILYRGGSGEGVDSRLLDVLSQRSGCVFERVVMPRARIWAELQAGSLDMATAAIPTPERKAFAYLMPYLTTRNIVLVRKSVGAVPESMAAFEGSNLRVGMVRGFKHEPAYDTWLGRLATQGRVTEVADVAELFKYLERGMVDAVVSQPIVFREYLDAERIQREMVQRDWAPPEQFSVGSLVFSRKSFTAEQAARWEALVVGILKDQTMLKIMQDFMPLDQARGIVYRGPRMPD; from the coding sequence ATGAAACGAATGGCGACTTTCTTGATCTTGGCGGTGTTGCTGGCCAAAGGCGCGGGGGCGGCCGGTGCGCAGGACTATTGCTCCAAGCCGGTGCGGGTGGCGATGTTTGAGTTTGGCATTTTGTACCGTGGCGGCTCGGGTGAAGGTGTGGACAGCCGCTTGCTCGATGTGTTGAGCCAGCGCAGTGGTTGTGTGTTTGAGCGGGTGGTGATGCCCCGTGCCCGCATTTGGGCCGAGCTGCAGGCCGGCAGCCTGGACATGGCCACGGCAGCTATTCCCACGCCGGAGCGCAAGGCGTTTGCTTACCTCATGCCGTACCTGACGACGCGCAATATCGTGCTGGTGCGCAAGTCGGTTGGGGCAGTGCCCGAATCCATGGCGGCGTTTGAGGGTAGCAACCTGCGGGTGGGTATGGTGCGCGGTTTCAAACACGAGCCTGCATACGACACCTGGCTGGGCCGCTTGGCGACCCAGGGCCGTGTGACGGAGGTGGCCGACGTAGCCGAGCTGTTCAAGTACCTGGAGCGTGGCATGGTGGATGCCGTGGTGAGTCAGCCCATAGTCTTCCGGGAGTACCTGGACGCCGAACGCATCCAGCGCGAAATGGTCCAGCGGGACTGGGCGCCGCCGGAGCAGTTTTCGGTAGGCAGTCTGGTTTTTTCGCGCAAGTCGTTTACGGCCGAGCAGGCGGCGCGCTGGGAAGCGCTGGTGGTGGGCATTCTGAAAGACCAGACCATGCTGAAGATCATGCAGGACTTTATGCCCTTGGACCAGGCACGCGGCATTGTGTACCGCGGCCCGCGCATGCCGGACTGA
- a CDS encoding dehydrogenase → MKHIVSISLGASHNNFDLHTDFMGQPMQVRRLGTDGSASKAVTLLRQWESRADVLGLGVARDHYSVAGKQYAEPDSVALKRAVTRIPVTTGARLQDILQEWAVRHVQTTLPQFFSNARVLFWSGKEQYRLALCLAEYTHNLQFADPVVQHGVPKILQSVHDLELYTRGAHLVSGWVPDVVTDNTPVQQWADFVLQSALQESTVLVAMPHEVDGLTARALAGKVVVSVGVNAERAAKWGALGVHTIVDAAPAIAGHVLSPATLDAMLIAATGRDGDDLDTDDYLGMLTQEGLEPRILYPNGPTRMNRFAFVIHPLSQEYFKKVKPIELLSHVSPPVVMDTLEKAMAYAPPFVYSKVTGIRSPTGAQAEGWLISVGGTPKEIMAHDPEFTYRRLLAAAELARGLGAQIMGLGAFTKVVGDAGVTVAKRAPLPITTGNSYSASGALWAAHDAMRRLGLVKAPAKGKKAAFKAMVVGATGAIGSVCARLLATTAHEVYMVSPEPAKLLVLKESILRETPDARLFLSARADTHIADMDMIVTATSGAGKKVLDIMRVKPGCVITDVARPLDLPPTEVAKRPDVLVVESGEIRLPGEVQMKNIGLPPNVAYACLAETIVLALDGRFENFTVGREIEWERVREIYRLGLKHGMQLAAVSGVNGVFSDADIAQVRKLALAARKGGLPKLSRKASAPKAPRKTKGAQHGTR, encoded by the coding sequence ATGAAACACATTGTCAGTATCAGCCTGGGTGCGTCCCACAACAACTTTGACCTACACACCGACTTCATGGGCCAGCCCATGCAGGTGCGCCGGCTGGGTACCGACGGTAGCGCCAGCAAGGCGGTGACCCTGCTGCGCCAATGGGAGTCGCGCGCCGATGTGCTGGGCCTGGGTGTGGCTAGGGATCACTACAGCGTGGCCGGCAAGCAGTATGCCGAGCCCGATAGCGTGGCACTCAAACGCGCGGTCACACGTATACCAGTGACCACCGGTGCACGCCTGCAGGACATTCTGCAAGAGTGGGCGGTGCGCCATGTGCAGACCACTTTGCCTCAGTTTTTCAGCAACGCGCGGGTGTTGTTCTGGTCCGGCAAGGAGCAGTACCGCCTGGCCCTGTGCCTGGCCGAATACACGCACAACCTGCAGTTTGCCGACCCGGTGGTGCAGCACGGTGTGCCCAAGATATTGCAAAGTGTGCACGACCTGGAGCTGTACACACGGGGCGCCCACCTGGTGTCCGGCTGGGTACCCGATGTGGTGACCGACAACACACCGGTGCAGCAGTGGGCCGATTTTGTGCTGCAGTCTGCCTTGCAAGAATCGACCGTGCTGGTGGCCATGCCCCACGAGGTGGACGGCCTCACTGCCCGGGCACTGGCGGGCAAGGTGGTGGTGAGTGTGGGGGTGAATGCGGAACGTGCCGCCAAATGGGGTGCGCTGGGTGTGCACACCATTGTGGATGCAGCCCCCGCCATAGCCGGCCATGTGCTGAGCCCTGCCACGCTGGATGCCATGCTGATAGCGGCCACCGGCCGTGATGGCGATGACCTGGACACCGATGACTACCTGGGCATGCTGACGCAGGAGGGCCTGGAGCCGCGCATCCTCTACCCCAACGGTCCCACGCGGATGAACCGCTTTGCGTTTGTGATCCACCCGCTGTCACAGGAGTATTTCAAGAAGGTCAAGCCGATCGAGTTGTTGTCCCATGTGTCGCCCCCGGTGGTGATGGACACGCTGGAAAAGGCCATGGCCTATGCGCCACCGTTTGTGTACTCCAAGGTCACGGGCATACGTTCACCCACGGGTGCACAGGCCGAGGGCTGGTTGATCTCGGTGGGCGGTACGCCCAAGGAGATCATGGCGCACGACCCCGAATTCACCTACCGCCGGCTGCTGGCCGCTGCCGAGCTGGCCCGCGGACTGGGCGCACAGATCATGGGCCTGGGTGCCTTTACCAAGGTGGTGGGCGACGCCGGTGTGACGGTAGCCAAGCGGGCACCCTTACCCATTACGACCGGCAATAGCTACAGCGCCTCGGGCGCACTGTGGGCGGCGCACGATGCCATGCGCAGGCTGGGGCTGGTGAAGGCACCGGCCAAGGGGAAAAAGGCCGCCTTCAAGGCCATGGTGGTGGGTGCCACGGGGGCCATCGGTTCGGTGTGCGCCCGCTTGCTGGCCACCACGGCCCATGAGGTTTACATGGTCTCGCCGGAGCCAGCCAAGCTGTTGGTCTTGAAGGAATCGATCCTGCGCGAGACACCCGATGCCCGCCTGTTCCTCAGTGCCCGGGCTGACACACACATTGCCGACATGGACATGATCGTGACGGCCACCTCGGGCGCTGGCAAAAAGGTGTTGGACATCATGCGGGTCAAACCCGGCTGTGTGATCACCGATGTGGCCCGCCCGCTGGATCTGCCGCCCACCGAGGTGGCCAAGCGCCCCGATGTGCTGGTGGTGGAGTCAGGCGAAATCCGGTTGCCGGGTGAGGTGCAGATGAAAAACATCGGTTTGCCGCCCAACGTGGCCTATGCTTGCCTGGCAGAAACCATTGTGTTGGCGCTGGACGGGCGGTTTGAAAACTTCACCGTGGGCCGCGAGATTGAATGGGAGCGGGTGCGCGAGATCTACCGCCTGGGGCTCAAACACGGTATGCAACTGGCGGCAGTGTCGGGCGTCAACGGCGTGTTCTCGGATGCTGACATTGCCCAGGTGCGCAAACTGGCGCTCGCGGCCCGCAAGGGCGGCCTACCCAAGCTATCCCGCAAGGCCAGCGCACCCAAGGCGCCACGCAAGACCAAGGGGGCACAACATGGCACGCGTTAA
- a CDS encoding class II aldolase/adducin family protein, with the protein MHIPSLQNQVSPEEWQLRVDLAACYRLVAAYGWSDLVFTHISARIPGPEHHFLINPYGLMFDEITASSLVKVDQQCNKLIDSPFPVNPAGFVIHSAVHEVREDAGCVMHTHTRAGVAVSAQKGGVLPISQQSTFVLGSLAYHDYEGVAFRDEEKPRLQADLGNANFLMLRNHGLLTVGKTIADAFLSMYTFESTCQIQISAQAGGELTQVNPLIVKGVAEAMRVQTGGMGGAFAWPALLRKADRLDPSYKT; encoded by the coding sequence ATGCACATTCCTTCGCTCCAAAACCAGGTCAGCCCTGAAGAATGGCAGCTGCGTGTGGACCTGGCGGCCTGTTACCGCCTGGTGGCCGCCTATGGGTGGAGCGACCTGGTGTTCACCCACATCAGCGCCCGCATCCCCGGCCCCGAGCACCACTTTTTGATCAACCCCTATGGGCTGATGTTCGACGAGATCACTGCCAGCAGCCTGGTCAAGGTGGACCAGCAGTGCAACAAGCTGATCGACTCGCCCTTCCCCGTCAACCCGGCCGGTTTTGTGATCCACAGCGCCGTGCACGAAGTGCGCGAGGACGCGGGTTGTGTCATGCACACCCACACCCGTGCGGGCGTCGCCGTCAGCGCGCAAAAAGGCGGCGTGTTGCCCATCAGCCAGCAGTCCACCTTTGTGCTGGGCTCACTGGCCTACCACGACTACGAAGGTGTGGCCTTCCGCGACGAGGAAAAGCCACGCCTGCAGGCCGACCTGGGCAATGCCAACTTTTTGATGCTGCGCAACCACGGCCTGCTGACGGTGGGCAAGACCATTGCCGACGCCTTTTTGTCCATGTACACATTTGAATCCACCTGCCAGATCCAGATCAGCGCCCAAGCCGGCGGCGAACTGACCCAGGTGAACCCGCTCATTGTCAAAGGTGTGGCCGAGGCCATGCGTGTACAGACCGGCGGCATGGGCGGTGCCTTTGCCTGGCCCGCCCTGCTGCGCAAGGCCGACCGCCTGGACCCCAGCTACAAGACCTGA
- a CDS encoding GNAT family N-acetyltransferase, whose translation MQVPTLMLRTFAAPVELRTPRLLLRQWKDNDSEAWATMNADPEVRRYFPSVHTRSEAQGEADRIRASITQRGWGMWAVEVPGVHAFAGFVGLNLPAYEAPWMPAVEIGWRLAPPPGHQGYATEGAAAALHFAFTHLELPQVVAMSVPTNGPSHSVMERIGMVRDASADFDHPRVPADWPLKRHILHRITAEQWRLHQAPVKKA comes from the coding sequence ATGCAAGTACCAACCCTGATGCTGCGCACCTTCGCCGCGCCGGTGGAGCTGCGCACGCCGCGCCTGCTGTTGCGCCAGTGGAAAGACAACGACAGTGAGGCCTGGGCCACCATGAATGCCGACCCCGAAGTCCGCCGTTATTTCCCCAGCGTGCACACCCGCAGCGAGGCCCAGGGCGAGGCCGACCGCATCCGCGCCAGCATCACCCAGCGCGGCTGGGGCATGTGGGCGGTCGAGGTGCCCGGTGTGCATGCCTTTGCCGGTTTTGTCGGGCTGAACCTGCCGGCGTATGAAGCGCCGTGGATGCCAGCCGTGGAAATCGGCTGGCGCCTGGCCCCGCCGCCTGGGCACCAGGGTTACGCCACCGAGGGCGCGGCCGCTGCACTGCACTTTGCGTTCACGCATCTGGAACTGCCGCAGGTAGTGGCCATGTCGGTCCCCACCAACGGGCCCTCACACAGCGTCATGGAGCGCATCGGCATGGTGCGTGATGCCAGTGCCGACTTCGACCACCCACGCGTACCCGCCGACTGGCCGCTCAAGCGCCATATCCTCCACCGCATCACAGCCGAGCAATGGCGGCTGCACCAGGCTCCAGTCAAAAAGGCTTAA
- a CDS encoding GMC family oxidoreductase, whose translation MSSLPDPIQEGLARGWKVLGGAHGALPASITCDVAIIGSGAGAGITAELLTKAGLKVVIIEEGQLKSSKDFKQREPEAYASLYQEAAGRQTKDKGITILQGRSVGGTTTVNWTSSFRTPPATLKYWQEKFGLTDYTPEALAPYFKQAEERLNIAPWQTDPNENNELLRRGAAKLGIKAEVIPRNVKGCYNLGSCGMGCPVNAKQSMLVTTIPFALDGGATLLVETRAEKFDISNGRVQGLSCIAVKPNAAPVNANGVATQIVAKHYVLAGGSINSPALLLRSKAPDPHKQLGTRTFLHPVAITTAIMANAVKAWDGAPQSIYSDHYLNTQAIDGPIGFKLEVAPLHPVFFGANLPGFGEKQAQLFRQYPNANVMLALMRDGFHDQAVGGKVELRSSGAPLLDYPLTDYVLEGARRSMLAMAEIQFEAGAKTVYPGHEMGEGTTTWLETKAAINALPMKPLLTKIGSAHVMGGCGLAADDKRGVTRPDGVHWQLENLSIHDGSLFPTSIGANPQLSIYGNVNRLAQGLAQRLTNKAVSLV comes from the coding sequence ATGAGCAGCTTACCGGACCCCATCCAAGAGGGACTCGCCCGCGGATGGAAAGTATTGGGCGGTGCGCACGGCGCACTACCCGCCAGCATCACCTGCGACGTGGCCATCATCGGCTCAGGCGCGGGCGCCGGCATCACCGCAGAACTGTTGACCAAAGCCGGCCTCAAGGTCGTCATCATTGAAGAAGGCCAGCTCAAGAGCAGCAAAGACTTCAAGCAGCGTGAGCCCGAAGCCTATGCCTCGCTCTACCAGGAGGCCGCGGGCCGCCAGACCAAGGACAAGGGCATCACCATCCTGCAGGGCCGCAGCGTAGGTGGCACCACCACCGTCAACTGGACCAGCTCGTTTCGCACGCCACCGGCCACACTGAAATATTGGCAAGAAAAATTCGGCCTGACCGACTACACCCCCGAGGCCCTGGCGCCGTATTTCAAGCAGGCCGAAGAACGCCTCAACATCGCCCCCTGGCAGACCGACCCCAACGAAAACAACGAGCTGCTGCGCCGCGGCGCGGCCAAGCTGGGCATCAAGGCCGAAGTCATTCCGCGCAACGTCAAGGGTTGCTACAACCTGGGCTCCTGTGGCATGGGCTGCCCGGTCAATGCCAAACAGTCCATGCTGGTGACCACCATCCCGTTTGCACTCGATGGCGGTGCCACCCTGTTGGTGGAAACACGGGCCGAGAAGTTTGACATCAGCAACGGACGTGTCCAGGGCCTGAGTTGTATAGCGGTAAAACCCAATGCAGCCCCCGTCAATGCTAATGGTGTAGCTACACAAATCGTAGCAAAACACTATGTGCTGGCAGGTGGCTCCATCAACTCCCCCGCACTGCTGCTGCGCTCCAAGGCGCCAGACCCGCACAAACAGCTGGGCACCCGCACCTTTTTGCACCCGGTGGCCATCACCACCGCCATCATGGCCAACGCCGTGAAGGCGTGGGACGGCGCGCCCCAGTCCATCTACTCCGACCACTACCTCAACACCCAGGCCATTGACGGCCCCATCGGCTTCAAGCTGGAGGTGGCGCCGCTGCACCCCGTCTTCTTTGGCGCCAACCTGCCCGGCTTTGGCGAAAAGCAGGCCCAGCTGTTCCGCCAGTACCCCAATGCCAACGTCATGCTGGCGCTGATGCGCGACGGGTTCCACGACCAGGCCGTGGGCGGCAAGGTGGAGCTGCGCAGCAGCGGCGCACCCCTGCTGGACTACCCGCTGACCGACTATGTGCTGGAGGGCGCCCGCCGCTCCATGCTGGCCATGGCAGAGATCCAGTTTGAAGCCGGCGCCAAAACGGTTTACCCCGGCCACGAAATGGGTGAAGGCACGACCACCTGGCTTGAGACCAAAGCGGCAATCAACGCCCTGCCCATGAAACCCCTGCTCACCAAGATCGGCAGCGCCCACGTCATGGGCGGCTGTGGCCTGGCCGCAGACGACAAACGCGGCGTCACCCGACCGGACGGTGTGCACTGGCAGCTGGAGAACCTGTCCATCCACGATGGCTCCCTCTTCCCCACCAGCATCGGCGCCAACCCCCAGTTGTCCATCTATGGCAATGTGAACCGCCTGGCCCAAGGCCTGGCCCAACGCTTGACCAACAAAGCGGTAAGCCTGGTCTAG